The following proteins are co-located in the Armatimonadota bacterium genome:
- the ilvD gene encoding dihydroxy-acid dehydratase, which translates to MRSDRAVKGLTQAPSRALLYACGFTPDQVMGGMHIGIADSTSDIVPGHVGMGMLVQRVALGIAAGGGTPMAFGIPAICDGIAMGHKGMFYSLPSRELIADSVESMAEAHAFDGLVLVTNCDKITPGMLMAAGRLDIPCIVVTAGPMFSGRYKQRRTSLVRDTFEAVGRARAGKMTEEELAEVEIQACPGCGSCQGLYTANTMACVTEAMGMSLPGCGTALAGQAEKMRIAYESGRRVCDLVRENITARQIINDKSVRNAIRIDMALGGSTNTCLHIPAIAHEAGLDMPLETFDEISKVTPQISLLRPAGEYMMEDFHWAGGVQGAMKVLIDWVEDNPTVSGKSSKEIAAAASISNDDVIRPLDNVYRPEGGIAVLRGNLCPDGAVVKQSAVAPNMRQFRGKAVCFDSEEAAMEAILANSIPDGSVCIVRYEGPKGGPGMREMLNPTAALTGMGKEGSVALITDGRFSGGTRGPCIGHVSPEAAEGGPIALVQEGDEIEIDLDARSLNLLIDDAEMAKRRANWTAPAPKVAKGWLARYAKQVRSAATGAVMSD; encoded by the coding sequence ATGCGCAGTGATCGAGCAGTCAAAGGCCTTACCCAGGCGCCGAGTCGGGCACTTCTTTACGCCTGCGGGTTCACCCCCGATCAGGTAATGGGCGGCATGCACATCGGCATCGCGGACAGCACATCCGATATCGTCCCCGGCCACGTGGGTATGGGAATGCTGGTGCAGAGGGTGGCCCTCGGTATCGCTGCGGGCGGCGGAACGCCCATGGCCTTCGGTATCCCGGCCATCTGCGACGGAATCGCCATGGGCCACAAGGGCATGTTCTATTCGCTGCCCTCCCGCGAGCTAATCGCCGATTCCGTGGAGAGCATGGCCGAAGCCCACGCCTTCGACGGTCTCGTCCTTGTGACCAACTGCGACAAGATCACCCCCGGGATGCTCATGGCCGCCGGACGGCTGGACATCCCGTGTATCGTGGTCACGGCGGGACCCATGTTTTCGGGGCGCTACAAGCAGCGCCGGACCTCCCTCGTACGCGACACTTTCGAGGCCGTCGGTCGCGCTCGCGCAGGGAAAATGACCGAGGAGGAATTGGCGGAGGTGGAGATCCAGGCGTGTCCCGGGTGCGGCTCCTGCCAGGGTCTGTACACCGCCAATACCATGGCGTGCGTCACCGAGGCCATGGGAATGAGCCTTCCAGGCTGCGGCACCGCCCTGGCCGGGCAGGCCGAGAAGATGCGCATCGCCTACGAGAGCGGGCGGCGCGTGTGTGACCTGGTTAGGGAAAACATCACCGCCCGACAGATCATCAATGACAAGTCGGTGCGCAATGCCATCCGCATCGATATGGCCCTGGGGGGCTCCACCAATACCTGTCTACACATCCCGGCTATCGCTCACGAAGCAGGTCTCGACATGCCGTTGGAGACCTTCGATGAGATCAGCAAGGTCACGCCGCAGATTTCCCTGTTGCGCCCCGCCGGTGAGTACATGATGGAGGACTTCCATTGGGCGGGTGGCGTGCAGGGCGCGATGAAGGTGCTCATCGACTGGGTTGAGGACAATCCCACCGTGAGTGGCAAGTCTTCGAAGGAGATCGCCGCCGCCGCTTCCATCTCCAACGACGATGTGATTCGCCCCCTGGACAACGTATATCGGCCCGAAGGCGGTATCGCCGTCTTGCGAGGCAATCTCTGCCCTGACGGCGCGGTTGTGAAGCAGTCCGCGGTTGCGCCGAACATGCGCCAATTCAGGGGGAAAGCGGTTTGTTTCGACAGCGAAGAGGCGGCGATGGAGGCCATTCTCGCCAACTCGATACCGGATGGTTCTGTCTGCATTGTGCGGTATGAGGGCCCTAAAGGGGGCCCGGGCATGCGCGAGATGCTCAATCCCACCGCGGCCTTGACCGGCATGGGCAAGGAGGGTTCCGTGGCCCTCATTACCGATGGCCGGTTCAGCGGCGGCACCCGCGGGCCATGCATCGGCCACGTCTCGCCGGAAGCTGCCGAGGGCGGCCCCATCGCCCTCGTGCAGGAGGGCGATGAAATCGAGATCGATCTCGATGCCCGGAGCCTGAACTTGCTGATTGATGATGCGGAAATGGCCAAGCGCCGCGCGAACTGGACGGCTCCCGCGCCGAAGGTCGCCAAGGGCTGGCTGGCCCGGTATGCAAAGCAGGTCAGGAGCGCCGCCACCGGAGCGGTAATGTCGGACTAA